A single region of the Podospora pseudopauciseta strain CBS 411.78 chromosome 1, whole genome shotgun sequence genome encodes:
- a CDS encoding hypothetical protein (COG:I; EggNog:ENOG503NWZC), translated as MPFKSTYPSINISGNVDLWALLFSDDSPYKREFPPTKEILTCPVSGQSYTWSALRDAALAFGNGLVEKWQWKKGDVLAFYTPNSIDTPITTLGALYTGATISPSNPLYTPHELAFQLTDSNAKALITHPTCLSTAIEAVNKSNLPLDRILLLGPERSHPQFQHYTSLFISRTNPQPPVPISPKTDLAFLVYSSGTTGLPKGVPITHFNTLSNLLQASSTEGRQFPWETSVQLAILPFFHIYGLTCCVLLSILSGWRLVILPRFDMLQVLKAIERYKVSFMYVPPPVILAFSQHPDVGKYDLSSLRVLHSGAAPLGRELIRKVWERVKVPVKQGYGLSETNAVVCCQEIGDWERRMGSVGRLMPNMEGMLVGEDGREVAETGGEGELWLRGPNVFGGYWKKEGQEGVFGVDDRGGKGWFKTGDVVKVDGEGNFWVVERVKELIKYNGYPVPPAELEGILLTHPDVLDACVIGFEDKSLATEVPRAYVVVREGVGRIPTKSQELVDHVTKQVAPHKKLRGGVHFVDQVPKSPSGKVLRRIMRDQAKKDARRSGSKL; from the exons ATGCCCTTCAAGTCAACCTACCCCTCTATCAATATCTCGGGGAATGTTGATCTGTGGGCCCTCCTTTTCAGCGATGATTCCCCTTACAAACGAGAGTTTCCCCCTACGAAGGAGATATTGACATGTCCTGTAAGCGGGCAGTCATACACCTGGTCTGCTCTGCGGGATGCAGCACTGGCGTTTGGGAATGGGCTGGTTGAGAAGTGGcagtggaagaagggggatgtGTTGGCGTTCTATACCCCCAATTCTATCGAC ACCCCCATAACAACCCTCGGCGCTCTCTACACCGGcgccaccatctccccctccaaccccctctaCACCCCACACGAGCTCGCCTTCCAGCTCACCGACTCCAACGCCAAAgccctcatcacccaccccacCTGTCTATCGACTGCAATCGAAGCCGTCAACAAATCTAACCTCCCCCTTGATCGGATCTTGCTTTTAGGACCGGAGAGATCCCACCCCCAATTCCAGCACTACACCTCCCTGTTTATATCCCGTAccaatccccaaccccccgtcCCTATTTCCCCAAAAACAGACCTCGCATTCCTGGTCTACTCCTCCGGCACGACTGGTCTGCCCAAAGGCGTCCCAATAACCCacttcaacaccctctccaatCTATTAcaagcctcctccaccgagGGCAGGCAGTTCCCCTGGGAGACGTCTGTTCAGCTGGCCATCTTGCCATTCTTCCACATCTACGGCTTGACATGCTGCGTGCTGTTATCAATCCTCTCTGGTTGGCGGCTGGTGATCCTCCCCCGATTTGATATGCTCCAAGTGTTGAAGGCTATTGAGCGGTATAAAGTCAGCTTCATGTACGTCCCCCCACCGGTGATCCTCGCCTTTTCACAGCACCCCGACGTTGGGAAATATGATCTTTCCAGCTTGAGAGTCTTGCACTCGGGGGCTGCgccgttggggagggagctgaTCAGAAaggtttgggagagggtgaaggtgcCGGTGAAGCAGGGGTATGGGTTGAGTGAGACGAACGCGGTGGTTTGTTGCCAGGAGATTGGGGATTGGgaaaggaggatggggtctgtggggaggttgatgccgAATATGGAGGGgatgttggttggggaggatgggagggaggtggctgagacggggggggaaggggagttgtggttgagggggcCGAATGTGTTTGGGGGTTATTGGAAAAAGGAGGGACAGGAGGGGGTTTTTGGTGTGGATGAtaggggtgggaaggggtggtttaAGACGGGGGATGTGGTGaaggtggatggggaggggaatttttgggtggtggagagggtgaaggagtTGATCAAGTATA ATGGATATCCTGTCCCGCCGGCAGAGTTGGAAGGGATACTACTCACTCATCCCGATGTGTTGGATGCTTGCGTCATTGGTTTCGAAGACAAGAGCCTAGCTACAGAGGTGCCGAGAGCATATGTTGTTGTcagggaaggggttggtcGCATTCCAACCAAGAGTCAGGAATTGGTCGACCATGTAACAAAACAAGTCGCTCCCCACAAGAAACTCCGAGGAGGCGTCCATTTCGTCGACCAGGTCCCCAAGTCACCCAGCGGCAAGGTCCTCAGGCGGATCATGAGAGATCAGGCCAAAAAAGATGCCCGACGATCGGGCTCAAAGTTGTGA
- a CDS encoding hypothetical protein (COG:O; BUSCO:EOG09264BIX; EggNog:ENOG503NZKA) — protein MASLRPPMLRHLLSSAARTLRASHQRRWAQVHDIRLLVTTQQPLNTLEKYREKLARKAQEEGHETIDSLKAAYAEKIQKLRKEADVVVPPTPPPSPQSPLSQPNSPAQSPPPPPPRTPSKKLDSSGIKPLSSVLDLPKVSSLPEKELTAIWRFHHASKPNSLCAVIPSGTYSQLEATARQNPHFVLPVPHPDQGAEIHFVQWTWDPATNSSTVLFTQLAEYKARGEFASPHTTVTHYKDLAKDKGVVLMQGTVMEDRGVKVQDAQFLVMCLQRFYGGWDGAGGQAGMERAEERRRLLEWFGRGDERFSVEKLLEEAERMG, from the coding sequence CATGCTCCGtcacctcctctccagcgCGGCCCGAACCCTCCGCGCCTCCCACCAACGCCGCTGGGCCCAAGTCCACGACATCCGCCTCCTAGTCacaacccaacaacccctcaacaccctcgaaAAATACCGCGAAAAGCTCGCCCGCAaggcccaagaagaaggccacgAGACAATCGACTCCCTCAAAGCCGCCTACGCGGAGAAGATCCAAAAACTCCGCAAAGAAGCCGACGTTGTCGTACCCCCAAcgcccccaccatcaccacaatCCCCATTATCACAACCAAACTCACCTgcacaatcaccaccacccccaccaccgcgaACCCCCTCTAAAAAACTCGACTCCTCCGGCATAAAacccctctcctccgtcctcgacctccccaaagtctcctccctcccagaaAAAGAACTCACCGCCATCTGGCGCTTTCACCACGCCTCCAAACCAAACTCCCTCTGCGCGGTGATCCCTTCAGGGACTTACTCCCAGCTCGAAGCCACCGCGCGCCAAAACCCTCACTTTGTCCTCCCCGTACCGCACCCTGACCAAGGCGCAGAAATCCACTTTGTGCAATGGACTTGGGATCCCGCGACCAATTCTTCGACTGTGTTGTTCACCCAACTAGCTGAATACAAAGCCAGGGGGGAGTTTGCCTCGCCGCATACCACCGTGACGCACTATAAGGATTTGGCAAAGGAtaagggggtggtgttgatgcagGGGACGGTCATGGAGGATAGGGGGGTTAAAGTGCAGGATGCGCAGTTTTTGGTGATGTGCTTGCAGAGGTTTTatgggggttgggatggggCGGGCGGCCAGgcggggatggagagggcggaggagaggaggaggttgctggagtggtttgggaggggggatgagagGTTTAGTGTGGAgaagttgttggaggaggcggagaggatgggcTAG
- the CCP1 gene encoding heme peroxidase (CAZy:AA2; COG:E; EggNog:ENOG503NW1F) translates to MASATRTFARALRTSARPAINAAPRAAFRQSARFYSAKPTGGSSSNGLFYGLAGAGLLGGGAFYLYSNDSNVAPKLFVPKFEDYQKVYNEIASRLEEKEDYDDGSYGPVLVRLAWHASGTYDKETGTGGSNGATMRFSPESDHGANAGLKAARDFLEPVKAKFPWITYSDLWILAGVCAIQEMMGPTIPYRAGRQDRDVAACTPDGRLPDAAQAQDHLRNIFYRMGFNDQEIVALCGAHALGRCHTDRSGYSGPWTFSPTVLTNDYYKLLLEEKWQWKKWNGPKQYEDKKTQTLMMLPADMAIIQDKKFKEWVKVYAADNDKFFEDFSAVVKKLFELGVPFKEGTETWTFKPVNA, encoded by the exons ATGGCCTCTGCTACTCGCACCTTCGCCCGCGCTCTGCGCACCTCTGCTCGCCCGGCTATCAACGCCGCTCCCCGCGCCGCTTTCCGCCAGAGCGCCCGCTTCTACTCCGCCAAGCCCACCGGTGGCAGCTCCAGCAACGGCCTCTTCTACGGCCTTGCCGGTGCCGGTCTcctcggcggtggtgcttTCTACCTCTACAGCAACGACAGCAACGTCGCCCCCAAGCTGTTCGTCCCCAAGTTCGAGGACTACCAGAAGGTGTACAACGAGATTGCCAGCCGtctcgaggagaaggaggactACGATGATGGCAGCTACGGCCCCGTTCTCGTCCGTCTCGCTTGGCACGCCAGCGGTACCTACGACAAGGAGACCGGCACTGGTGGCAGCAACGGCGCCACTATGCGCTTCTCTCCCGAGAGTGACCACGGTGCAAACGCTGGTCTCAAGGCTGCTCGTGACTTCCTTGAGCCTGTGAAGG CCAAGTTCCCCTGGATCACCTACTCCGATCTTTGGATTCTTGCCGGTGTTTGCGCCATCCAGGAGATGATGggccccaccatcccctACCGTGCCGGCCGCCAGGACCGTGACGTCGCTGCCTGCACTCCTGATGGCCGTCTTCCCGATGCCGCTCAGGCCCAGGACCACCTCCGAAACATCTTCTACCGCATGGGCTTCAACGACCAGGAGATCGTCGCTCTCTGCGGTGCCCACGCTCTCGGCCGCTGCCACACCGACCGCTCCGGCTACTCGGGCCCCTGGACCTTCTCCCCTACCGTCCTGACCAACGACTACTACAAGCTGCTCCTTGAGGAGAAGTGGCAGTGGAAGAAGTGGAACGGCCCCAAGCAGTATGAGGACAAGAAGACCCAGACCCTCATGATGCTTCCCGCCGACATGGCCATCATCCAGGACAAGAAGTTCAAGGAGTGGGTCAAGGTTTACGCCGCCGACAACGACAAGTTTTTCGAGGACTTCTCCGCCGTCGTCAAGAAGCTTTTTGAGCTTGGTGTTCCCTTCAAGGAGGGCACTGAGACCTGGACCTTCAAGCCCGTCAACGCCTAA